A window of the Mus pahari chromosome 1, PAHARI_EIJ_v1.1, whole genome shotgun sequence genome harbors these coding sequences:
- the Ndn gene encoding necdin — MSEQSKDLSDPNFAAEAPDCEMQDSDAVPVGIPPPASLAANLAGPPCAPEGPMAAPQASPPPEERIEDVDPKILQQAAEEGRAHQPQSPARPIPAPPAPAQLVQKAHELMWYVLVKDQKRMVLWFPDMVKEVMGSYKKWCRSILRRTSVILARVFGLHLRLTNLHTMEFALVKALSPEELDRVALNNRMPMTGLLLMILSLIYVKGRGAREGAVWNVLRILGLRPWKKHSTFGDVRKIITEEFVQQNYLKYQRVPHIEPPEYEFFWGSRANREITKMQIMEFLARVFKKDPQAWPSRYREALEQARALREANLAAQAPRSSVSED; from the coding sequence ATGTCGGAACAAAGTAAGGATCTCAGCGACCCTAACTTTGCAGCCGAGGCCCCCGACTGTGAGATGCAGGACAGCGATGCTGTTCCGGTGGGGATCCCTCCTCCCGCTTCTCTGGCCGCTAACCTCGCAGGGCCACCGTGCGCTCCTGAAGGCCCTATGGCAGCCCCGCAGGCCTCGCCACCGCCCGAAGAACGGATCGAAGATGTTGACCCTAAAATCCTGCAGCAGGCCGCAGAGGAGGGCCGCGCCCACCAGCCCCAGAGTCCAGCCCGGCCGATCCCAGCACCGCCAGCCCCTGCCCAGCTGGTGCAGAAGGCGCACGAGCTCATGTGGTACGTGTTGGTGAAGGACCAGAAGAGGATGGTCCTCTGGTTTCCAGACATGGTGAAAGAGGTCATGGGCAGCTACAAGAAATGGTGCAGAAGCATCCTCAGGCGCACCAGCGTCATCCTCGCCAGAGTGTTCGGGCTGCACCTGAGGCTGACCAATCTCCACACCATGGAGTTTGCCCTGGTCAAAGCCCTCAGCCCAGAGGAGCTAGACAGGGTGGCGCTCAACAACCGTATGCCTATGACAGGCCTCCTGCTCATGATCCTGAGCCTCATCTACGTGAAGGGCCGCGGGGCCAGAGAGGGTGCGGTCTGGAACGTGCTGCGCATCCTGGGGCTGAGGCCCTGGAAGAAGCACTCCACCTTCGGAGACGTCAGGAAGATTATCACCGAGGAGTTCGTCCAGCAGAATTACCTGAAGTATCAGCGTGTGCCCCACATCGAGCCTCCCGAGTACGAGTTCTTCTGGGGGTCCAGAGCTAACCGTGAAATCACCAAGATGCAGATCATGGAGTTCCTGGCCAGAGTCTTCAAGAAAGATCCCCAGGCTTGGCCTTCCCGATACAGGGAGGCTCTGGAGCAGGCCAGAGCTCTGCGGGAGGCTAATCTTGCTGCCCAGGCCCCCCGCAGCAGTGTCTCTGAGGACTAA